A single genomic interval of Cucumis sativus cultivar 9930 chromosome 5, Cucumber_9930_V3, whole genome shotgun sequence harbors:
- the CSP0 gene encoding 60S acidic ribosomal protein P0, with protein MAIKPTKAEKKVAYDSKLCQLLDEYSQVLVVAADNVGSNQLQNIRKGLRGDSIVLMGKNTMMKRSVRIHSEQTGNKAYLNLLPLLVGNVGLIFTKGDLKEVSEEVAKYKVGAPARVGLVAPIDVIVPPGNTGLDPSQTSFFQVLNIPTKINKGTVEIITPVELIKKGDKVGSSEAALLAKLGIRPFSYGLVVLSVYDNGSVFSPQVLDLTEDDLLEKFALGVSMVTSLSLAISYPTLAAAPHMLINAYKNLLAVAVATDYSFPQAEKVKEYLADPSKFAVAVAVSSADSGSAPEAAAAVEEKKEEPAEESDDDMGFSLFD; from the exons ATGGCTATCAAACCCACCAAGGCTGAAAAGAAGGTCGCTTACGACTCCAAGCTCTGCCAGCTTCTCGATGAGTATAGCCAGGTCTTGGTTGTGGCCGCTGACAATGTTGGATCCAACCAGCTCCAGAACATTAGGAAGGGTCTCCGTGGTGACTCCATTGTGCTCATGGGGAAAAACACCATGATGAAGCGCTCTGTGAGGATCCACTCTGAGCAGACTGGCAACAAGGCTTATCTCAACCTTCTTCCCCTTCTTGTG GGCAACGTTGGTTTGATCTTCACCAAGGGTGATTTGAAGGAAGTCAGTGAAGAGGTGGCCAAATACAAG GTTGGAGCCCCTGCTCGTGTTGGTTTGGTTGCTCCAATTGATGTCATCGTCCCACCAGGCAACACTGGGCTTGATCCATCTCAGACCTCTTTCTTCCAG GTTCTTAATATTCCAACCAAGATTAACAAGGGTACAGTCGAAATTATCACTCCTGTGGAGCTCATTAAGAAGGGTGATAAGGTTGGATCTTCCGAGGCTGCTCTCCTTGCCAAGCTAGGAATCAGGCCATTCTCGTATGGTCTTGTTGTCCTCTCTGTTTATGACAATGGATCAGTCTTTAGCCCTCAGGTGCTTGATCTGACCGAGGATGATCTCCTTGAGAAGTTTGCATTGGGTGTTTCCATGGTTACATCCCTTTCATTGGCCATTTCATACCCAACTCTGGCTGCTGCACCACACATGCTCATCAATGCATACAAAAACCTTCTTGCTGTTGCAGTTGCTACTGACTATTCCTTCCCCCAGGCTGAGAAGGTTAAAGAGTACCTTGCG GATCCTAGCAAGTTTGCTGTTGCTGTGGCCGTGTCTTCTGCGGATTCTGGATCTGCCCCAGAAGCTGCTGCAGCTGTTgaggagaagaaggaagaacCAGCTGAGGAGTCTGATGATGACATGGGTTTCAGCTTGTTTGATTAA
- the LOC101213786 gene encoding syntaxin-31, producing MGSAYRDRTSEFRSLLETLKKIGGATSAMNQAQNEPSASTPSGSPAFARSEFSKKASRIGLGIQDTSQKIVRLAQLAKRSSMFDDPIREIQEMTALIKNDITSLNVAITELQTIHNMETTEGNSSEDRVVHSTAVCDDLKSRLMGATKQLQDVLTTRTENIKANESRRQIFSANASRESPFQNQAKAVTQPPPWSSNTSGSAQSSLLSSNGAQVGGQLRRRLAVENMNTPSQQMEMSMLQQVVPRQENYSQSRAVALHNVESTISELSGIFSHLATMVAHQGELAIRIDDNMDESLANVDGARSALLRHLSQISSNRWLLIKIFAILIIFLMVFIFLA from the exons ATGGGTTCCGCTTATCGTGATCGGACGTCGGAATTTCGTTCACTATTGGAGACGCTGAAGAAGATTGGCGGAGCCACATCCGCCATGAATCAAGCTCAAAATGAACCATCGGCGTCTACGCCCTCCGGATCCCCGGCCTTTGCACGATCAGAATTCAGCAAAAAGGCCTCCCGCATCGGATTAGGAATCCAAGATACCTCTCAGAAGATCGTGAGGCTCGCTCAGT TGGCGAAAAGATCATCAATGTTTGATGACCCAATCAGGGAAATACAGGAAATGACTGCTTTGATTAAGAATGATATTACATCCTTGAACGTAGCTATCACAGAGTTGCAAACCATCCATAACATGGAGACAACAGAGGGGAATTCTTCAGAGGATAGAGTGGTTCATTCAACAGCTGTCTGTGATGATCTGAAGAGCAGACTTATGGGTGCTACAAAACAGCTACAAGATGTGCTAACCACAAGAACAGAG aATATCAAGGCCAATGAGAGCCGGAGGCAAATATTTTCTGCAAATGCATCTAGGGAAAGtccttttcaaaatcaagCCAAAGCTGTAACACAACCTCCACCTTGGTCAAGCAATACATCTGGAAGTGCCCAATCATCACT GTTGTCATCAAATGGAGCTCAAGTTGGGGGTCAATTGAG ACGAAGGTTAGCTGTGGAGAACATGAACACCCCATCACAGCAAATGGAGATGTCGATGTTACAGCAGGTGGTTCCTAGGCAGGAAAATTATTCACAAAGTCGTGCAGTTGCTCTCCATAATGTGGAATCCACCATATCAGAACTCAGTGGAATTTTTTCACATCTTGCCACAATGGTAGCTCATCAAGGAGAACTTGCTATCAG GATTGATGACAATATGGACGAATCATTGGCAAATGTAGATGGCGCTCGGAGTGCTCTTTTAAGGCATCTTAGCCAGATATCATCAAATAGATGGCTtctcataaaaatatttgccattttaattattttcttgatggtcTTTATTTTCTTGGCATAA